In Cryptococcus neoformans var. neoformans B-3501A chromosome 11, whole genome shotgun sequence, the genomic window CACCCATCAAAAACTCTCTGCCATCGCTCAGCCTATCCTCGACCTTTTGAAGCGCCTTGGCCAAGGACTTGACAGCAGCCTCGTAAGCCTCTTGCGTGCTCGCGAAACCCGACTTGTACACGCCATTGTTGATATCATTGTACACCCATTCGTTCAGCTCGTCGATTTCCTTTTTCAAGTCTTCAGGGTACAAATCAAGCTTGGCCTTGTCGGCGGGCAATTCCCCATTGAAAGCAGTGTTGAAGAAACGGATAATCTCGCTCGATTCGTTGTTCACGATGGTGTTTTCCTTTTTATCCCAAACTACGGGTACAGTGAACCGGGCAGAGTAGTCGGGCTGGGCTTTGAAGTAGAGGTCGCGGAGATGGGAGAAGCCGAAGAGGGGGTCAGATGTGGCGTTGGGGAAGGTATCGTTATCGTGGGCGGATGCGGGAGCGGGTTTGGCAGAGGCCTTGTCTTTGGGGACAAAGTGCCATCCGCCCTCGAGCATGTGTGGGTGGACGGTCGAAACGTCTTGGGGATATTATTCAGCAGCTACTTGAGGTATATATATAGCGATCGAACCTACCGAGAAAGTCCTCGAGACCTTTGAGCTTTCGGACGATCAAAGTCCGGTGTGCCCAAGGACAGGCCAAGCTGACATAGAGGTGGTACCGTCCTGCGACCGGCTGCATCAGCACCCACGAGTTACGTCCCTTATCCCAACCACACGTACCCTTCTCTGGGGCGAACTTGCCTCCCGGCTCAATAAAGTCTCTGAACGAGCTGACCTGTCGCTTGAACGAGCCGTCCTTGCTGGCCCAGCTGGTGATGTCCTTTTTGTCTGTGCTCATTGTGCGGCAGTGTTGGATAGCAGGCGTGAACTTTGTGGAGATCGCAGGGACGAGCCGGCGTGCGAACATGGATGTTTATATGAGATTGATTTGTTACGGTGGGCAATCTTGATCAGCATGACGCCCTGTGCCTGAATCCCTGTTATCGGGGCCATGACGTCATGCTTCCCATCGCCCGCATTTATTTCGCTGCCATCGATGTCTGTATGTTCTCTATCCTCAGCACACCGAGATGACCACCCTCATAGAAATCCCAGACTGCTCcgtcttccacctccccACCCCCGCCTCAGACCTTCTCCCGCTCTCCAGCGGCACCCTCaccctcgtcctcctccccgCCAATCCCCCCACCCAGAAGACAGAGACACTCACACTCACCGTCGGAGCGTCCTCATTCCCTCTGTCCCCCAAACTCCCCGTGCAAAAACTGAGATCCAAGGACGAGCACCCCTGGTATTCATTCAGCCCAGCACCGCCTGCGCCTGACGGCAGCAAGCCTGTAGGCCAGGTGAGGATTACTACAGAGCACAGGTCAGTCGCTTGCCAGTCTTAGCCAGGGTAGGCGTCAGTTGACATTTTTCATCTCATTAGTACAAGCCCTGAACAGTGGGAAGCGACAGAAGCTTCACTCCGATCATTCGAGGCGCATCTTCGAACCCACAATGTCTGGGATGAGAGAACGCTCTTTGTAGATGATGAGTGGGAAACTGGAGGAGAGGCCAAGGCAGGTTGGGGCGAGTCTTTCGCTCAGACTATAATCGGCGCAGGACACTCTTTGGCCAGTAGGATCCATGGATACACTGATCGGTATGTCTGGGGCTCATTATGCAGACAATTCCCTTTGCCAGCTAAACAAAAGCAATGATAGACATATCGCGAGTACCGACCCCGAGCAACCCGCCCCACCTTCGGAAACCACCGCCAACGCCGCCCGCTCCGCCAAAGAAACCACCGACACACTCTCCACCAAAGCCGAAGCTGCTTCCACCGTAATTGGCAACACCGTCCACGCTGGTGGTTCCGCTGCCGCTTCGTACCTCCCCGATAGTGTCAGACCTGGTGATCAACCCgtcgaggaagaggagaaatcGGATTTTAGGAAaatggcagaagaaggatgggagcAAGTTGGCTTCGCGGCGAAAGgtgtggtggaggcggcgAGCACGGTGGGTGGAGCTATCAGTGGGAACTCTCATAAAGCGGTAGAGCACAACTTTGGCAAAGAGGCAGAAGGTGTCGCTCAAGGTGTGTAGTTTTTCAAGGACAGAATAGAGAGGCTGATAGGCTGTGGGTCGGTAGATATCGGTCAATCGGGCGCCAATGTTGGGTCATCCGCCGCCTCTGCCTTCAAGGGGACTAGTATCGCTGTTCAAGGTACCAATGTGGGTAGCGGAATCGCAACTGGTGGGAAACCCACGGAGCCCGAGGCATGAGTACGGATTTAAAGAAGCTAGGCAGTAACCTTTCTCAGAGCTGTATCTATCAGATGAAAAGAGTTGTGTACGTGAAAAGCGAATAAAGAGATGTTGCCTTGTCAAGTTATTACATCAAAGTAGCAATGACTAACCGGCCAAGCTACTTTTCTTCTGACGCTTCATCAACTTCATTACTGAACATTATGGTCCAGTCTCTTCTACCACGTCCGCTTCATTAACGATACGCTCATCAGTCTCTTCAGTCACAGACGGCTCAGGCGCCGTAGTCTCTCCAGCTATCACCGCATCCCAATACTCTGCCGGCAATTCCCCATAATCATCAAACACATCCCCACCCAGGCCCCcgccctcttccttctgtaTCCCTCCCCATCCCATGCCTACATCCCCAGTACCCGCCATGACTCCCGCCGGCCCTTGCATACCTTTCCCACTCCCCCATACTTTCCGCATGTTTTCCACGATATTAATCGGCTCGTAGCTGCCTGGTAGGGAATGGATCCCGCTAGGGGTGATGGCGTAGTCGACCGTGCCGCTTGGGcaaaagggagagaagacgaCGTGCATCCGCCTGATGAGTGTAGGCTTTGCTTTGTCGATTTGGATGCgactccttctctctcctttttcatcAGCCCCAGCTCCAATTCCagcttcgtcttcttcttcatcatcatcgtcttctcttGGCCGCCGTCGTTTTACCGGCCTCAGATCATCTTGATccaacatcctcctcctacCAGTTCTTGACAGCATAATCCGTACATTGACCGCGTTTGCCCACACGATACCCAAACTAGCTTCCTTGTTCAACACATCGCTCTGACCGGAAAACCAGCGCGATTGACTCGCGTAAAGCATCGGGGGATCACCTCCACTTGCACTACTTGTtccttgttgttgctgctgagcCATACCAGGCCCAAACGGCTGAGTCTGGTCCCACGCACTACTAGGGGGCGTACCCGCCAGCATCAAAGGTGAACTATACGCCGCCACCACACCCGACGAAGACGAGTGTTGTTGTCGCGGGAAAACGTCCGATACTTGGTTGATCACCACAACCGCCAAATCGTACCTCGCCGCCAGCGCCTTGAGCAGATCTGCCACCACACATAAATGTTTGGACCGTTCTGTcagggaggaggaggaggtggcTGCAGGCCTTgtagaaggagaagacgcGCTGCCGCCGCGTAATAAGGCAGTGAGAGAgtcgaggatgatgagccTGATAGGTTTGAGGTGTGaacgagaaggaaaaggttgggatgatgatgatgatgatgttttaAGCCGGGATTCGAGGAGTGCGGGGATCACGTAGCTCAGCGCATGTTCAAGAGCATCGATATCGCTGACTCTGTTTGACAGGATATTATCCAGTAAACCCTTGACGCGAGGATCAATCTCTCCCTCGGGCCGTTCTTCTGCCCGTGGTTCATGTACGGCTAACAGAGGTTCTCCGAGCTGGATCAGTCGATCGGTGGAGAGCTCTCGTTCGGATGTAAGGATAAGAGAGCCGCCAGGGGACGACGTGAGTGACGACAGCTGGCAGCAAAGGGCAAGAGTCAAAGCAAAGTGAGATTTGCCCGCCGCACTGTAATGGAAGATTAGCAAAACCCAACCATATAATCTGCAACCAAAGCGGTCGGCCATACCTCTCTCCAGCAATCTCATACAGACAACCTCGTCTCAAACCCCCTCCCAGACACTCATCCAACCCTTCATCGCCAGTCGATATCcacttccccttccctttcccagccatctcttctcctgtcCCCCTCTCACACGCTCCTTGACCGTAATCATCGTCAAATAAAACGTCTACAGTGACAGGTTTGGGGGCCAGCGCTTGCGAGACGGCTTTCACGAGATCTTGAGCAAAAGGGATTTTGCATTTCAGCAGCTCTGTCAATTTTGGTATTGGCGATAAGAGGATAGTGGACGTCGTCAGGTTTGCTATGTATAGAAAGGATAATATTAgccctctttttttttctccatACTCGGCGATAGGGAGGGaagtatatatatgtacCTTTGAGAGCAGCGTCGCGAAAGTTGTTCGGCAAGTCGAGAGTTTCTatggggaaagaggtaaATGACATTATCTCGGGCGCATACTGTGGGCGGGcatcaagaagagagaagattaGGGATTTGTGGGTAGATTTGGATTTGGATTAATGGAGAAACAAAGCCGGAGTAGGAATGAACGAGGAATAAAAGTCCGCTCCGTCGAATTGGTCGTCACAAGAGACGCGTCGCGTCAACTTATTACCGTACAACAAACAACTACTTTATGACCTGGATTCAATCTGTTCTCGTATGACTTGCTGGCTTCTATAGTACGGGCTGTAAATTCGCACCCGATCGAATAAAAGAACATGGGATGTGCCGGTTGAACAGACTTCAttttgatcttcttctgactTCTACACTACAAATACGATTTCTCGCTCAAAGACCTTCCGCCGCCCCCTAAAACCCCAAAAGCTGCACCTATAATGACAAAAGTTTTGATAACAGAAACCTAAACTGGGTATAACACAATGATGGGAAATAATCATTTCGGTTttgaaaagagaaaatataaaggatgagaatgatGAAAACAGAGTGTTGAAGCTCATGCTGTTATGCtagaggagatgagggaggGAAATGCGGAGAGATAGATAGGAGATAACGCTTAAGCGTAGGTCTCACGGGCCCACTTGGCAGCGGCGACGAGGTTAGCGAGGGACTCCTCAGTCTCCTTCCAGCCTCGGGTCTTGAGACCACAGTCGGGGTTGACGACCATGAGGTCAGCAGGGAGGACCTTGACCATGGCGGCAATTCGGTCCTTGATCTCCTGCTCTCCGGGAACACGAGGAGAGTGGATGTCGTAGACACCAGGGCCGATCTCGTTGGAGTAGCCGTAAGACTTGAAGACGtcaaggagcttgaggtCAGCCTTGGAAGCCTCGATGGAGATGACTAATAGTGGAGATTAGCAAGAATGATTTTTGGAAACGAAAACAGAAATGCTTACCGTCGGCGTCAAGTCGCTGGATAGAGGGGAAGATGTCTCCAAAGTCAGAGTAACAGAAGTGGGAGTGGACCTGGATGTCGTCCTCAACACCAGAGGTGGAGAGTCGGAAAGAGTCAACGGCCCAGGTGAGGTAGTTGTCCCAGTCGGCCTTTCGGAGGGGAAGACCCTCTCGGATAGCGGGCTCGTCGACCTGGATGGCCTTGATACCGGCCTTGGCGAGGTCAACGACCTCGTCTCGGAGGGCAAGAGCGAGCTGCTTAGACTGGATCTCCTTGGAGACATCGGCTCGGGGGAAAGACCAGTTAAGGATCTGGGAACCAATTAGCACTCAAATCATAAAACATAACTCGATCAAACATACGGTAACGGGACCAGTAAGCATACCCTTCATGGGCTTCTCAGTGAGGCTCTGAGCGTAAGAAGACCACTTGACGGTCATGGGGGTAGGTCGGGAGACGTCAGAGACAACGATAGGGGGTCGGACGTATCGGGAACCGTAAGACTGAACCCAACCGAGCtgagtgaagatgaaacCGTTGAGCTGCTCGCCAAAGTATTGAACCATGTCGTTTCGCTCAGGCTCGCcgtggacgaggaggtCAAGACCGCACTTCTCCTGGAAGTCAACAACAGCCTTAATCTCGTTCTCCATAGCCTTCTCGTACTCCTCCTGGGTGATCTCACCCTTGCTGAACTTGGCACGGGCAACTCGGATCTCCTTGGTCTGGGGGAAAGAACcaatggtggtggtggggaaCTTGGGGAGGTTGAGGTGCTTCTTCTGGGCCTCACGACGGGCAGGGAAAGGAGACTTTCGCTTGAGCTGCTCCTCGGTGATAGCAGCAACTCGGTCACGGACAGCAGAGTCAGAGGTTCGCTCGAACTCTCGTCGGGCAGCAATGTCCTTGGTGTTCTGCTCGAAGGTGGCACCCTCGGTACCGTTAAGAGCCTGGGCAAGGGCGGCAACCTCCTCACACTTCTCCTCGGCGAAAGAGAGCCAGCTCAACTGCTCAGCAGTAAGCTTGTTCTCAACCTTGACGGAGATGGGGgtgtggagaagagaagaagaggtggaaaCAGAGACACGGTCGGCACCGAGCTCAGCAATGGCCTTCTCGGCGAGGGCCTTGGAAGCCTTGAGGTCGTTCTTCCAGATGTTTCGGCCAGAAACGACACCGAGCTCGAGGTGGAGCTTGGTGGGCTTGATGGCGGCAACAACCTCGTCGAGCTGCTTGGGCTCACGGTCGAGGTCGAGGTGGAGAGCGAAAACGGGGAGGTCCTTGAGGAACTCAATGGACTTGCCGACTCGGCCGTAGGCAGAGGTGATGGTGATCTTAGGGGCGACGGGAGCAAGAGCCTCGTAGGTCTTCTTGAAGAGTTCGGCCTGGGACTCGGCCTTGTCCATCACGAGGATGGGCTCGTCGAGCTGAACCTCCTCAACACCAGCCTCCTTGAGCTGAGAGAGGAGCTCCTTGTAGACAGGGATAAGCTTGTCAAGGAGGTCGAGGGGCTGGAACTCAGCGGGGGCAGAGTTGGCCTTTCGGACGAGGGAGAGGTAAGTGATAGGACCGAAAAGAACAGGTCGGGTGGTGATGCCGTGCTCCTTGGCCTCCTTGTACTCAGAAAGAGCctggttgttgttgagcttgaacTCGGTCTCGGGAGAGTGGTCGACCTTGACGATGTGGTAGTTGGAGTCGAAGCTGCCAAACTGTTAATAAACGTGCATGTTTTGGTGCTCCAGGCACGTTCGAAGATTCCACTTACAACTTGCCCATTTCGCAGGCAACGACGTCAATACCCTTAGACCTGTCCTGTCGTCCTCGGCCCATAGCTGTGCGGATATTAGCATGTACATCAAGCTGATTGGATTATGCAGCACAACTTACCGAAGTAGGTGTCGAGGGGGTCAAGCTTCTGAGAAACGTATCGCTCGGGAATGACACCGAAGTTGAAGGAGTGGTCGAGGAGGTGGTCGTAAAGGGTGAATTCACCGCTGAAATAAAAAGTTGGCACTTGCTGACAGAGATGTGGGATTTCAATACTTACGAAGGGACGGTGTCAACACCAGCGTTCTTGATAGACTCCCATCGCTGCTTCCTGACGTTCTTGGCGGTGGTCTGGAGCTCCTCAGCGGAGATCTTGCCAGCCCAGTAAGCCTCAATGGCCTGCGCAAATGGATGTCAGCAATGATCTGGTTTTCGCCTATTTTACAGCGATCAAAGCACTGGCGGTAACTTGGCGATGGGAGCGTCACTGACCTTCTTCATGGCACGGTTGACACCGATACGGGGGTAACCAAGGACAGCGGACTTGACCATTTTGGATGTTTTGTGGATGGATaggggagaaaagggaagaaaagggaaggttgaagaagagagaagaaggaagaagaaagaaaagaaataATTGGGGGAGTGCGAGCCGGCGAACAgcggaagaaaaaaaatgaacCTCAGGGACATCAATGGCGCCATCTATACATTACGTAACATGGTTTATTCCAGATAACGCCGCAAGAGGTGGTGAACGGCCATAGATCGGGACAGCTGTTTCTTAATGGAAAACCGGGAATCCGCGATTGAGCATGGATTACGTACGCCGACTGCCAGGCACGTCGAGTGACAAATCAGTGGGAAATGTTATAGTAGCAGCAGGGAAGAGATCCGTCGTCGGAATGACAACCACGTCATAAGTGCTTTCGACGACTCGTATATATATGCATGCATTAGCGAGCGAGTAGTGACACCCCATGCCCATACATTACCCACTCTACTCATTATGACCGCAAACGCAAAGAGCATCCACAACAATGCGGACGAGAAAGGCTACTTCAATCGCCAGGTCAGCTCCTTCCGTGACGCAATTCAGCCCGGCGGGCAGTTTCCTCCAGAGAAGGGTATGGCAGCCGCTTTCATTTAAGTATACATCGCGCTAATAACCCATCTCAAGGGCGGTACCATCTTTATGTCGCTTTGGGTTGCCCCTGGGCCCATAGATCTCTCATTGTTCGCCGGCTGAAGGGCCTCGAGGACTTTATTGGTGCGTTTTTATTTCTGTTTTTCATCTATGCAAACTAACTAAACTTACTTTGCAGACATCTCCATCGTTCACCCCCACTTACACGAAGGCGGATGGCACTTTGTTACCCCTGAAGCTGCTGCTAACCCTGCTCCCGTCTCCCAGCACTCGGATGACTCTTTCCCCGGTGCGACGCAAGATCACCTCTTTGGTTTCTCCCACCTTTCGAAAATCTACTACAAGGCCAATCCCGACTACAATGCCCGTTTCACAGTCCCTGTCGTCTGGGACAAAATTGCGGGCACTATTGTGAACAACGAGTCTAGCGAAGTCATCAGGTTCTTCAACACCGGTTTCAATGAATTGCTTCCCGAAGGAAAGGCCAAGAATCTGGACCTTTACCCGGAAGAGCTGAGGGGGGAGATTGACGAACTGAATGAATGGGTGTACCACGATATCAACAATGGCGTGTACAAGAGTGGTTTTGCGACTACCCAAGAGGCTTATGAAAAGGCTGTAATTCCTTTGGGCAAGGCATTGGAGAGGATCAACGAGCGATTGAGTGACGGCAGGGAATTCCTTGTTGGTGGAAGGTTAACAGAAGCCGACGTGAGGTCAGTAGACCTTTTGTAAAAGCGTAAAGAAATTCACTGATGTTTTGATAGGCTGTATACCACCATCGTCAGATATGATCCCGTTTACTACAGTCACTTCAAGTGCAACACTGGATTGAGCGAGTCCAATCATGAAAATCCATTAGAGTATTTAGGCTGACCTGTCAACGAAGTCCGACATGACTATCCTCATATCAATCGATGGCTCAAGAACCTTTATTGGAATTACCCGGCCTTCAAGGATACCACCAATTTCGACCGTGAGCCTTTACATACTACGAGCTCAAAGCATATGCTAATTTTCATCTACAGACATCAAGGACCTTTATTGGTACTCTCAAGTCAACCTTAACCCTACCCGAATTGTTCCTATTGGGCCCAAGCACAATGTTGAACCTCTTTAGACAGCCAGCAGAAAATTGATGAAGGTTAACGGAGcacggaagaaggaaaaataGGGAGACCTTGTCACCCAAAAGAAAATGCAATTAATTATGATTTACAGACTATTAGATACTAATCTATCCTTTTAGGTAGTCTAAACGTCACACAGCGCACACCGGATAAACACCTTTGTTTCCATCCTTTGTACGACATCCCCATCTCTGAATTCGCCCTGCTTATAATTACAAAAACCAATTTCATGCTCACCGCAAGTCGCTCTTCAGGCTTGCGGATCAGgctgcctcttccatcatgCCGCAGCGCGACTCGTACTCCTGGTATCTACCAGCAACCGCGCTCCCCGATTCGCCTTCTTACCCTCGACCACCTTCTGGGACATCCGAATTTGATAATGAAGATCGACCATTCCAGTATTCAACAGCTGGCCCGCCAACAATCTACTCGGAGTTGGAAACAGCTTGGTCCCAGCCTAGCCACATACCGCCTCAAACCGCCAGGTCCCCGCCTCCACCATTACCCACACCTGGTCGAAGCAAGTATGATGCGATTCCACCAGAAAGCGAGTTTGatgggagagaggaagatgatgccgatgatgatggtgaccTGTATCATCGGAGtgactgggaagaagagcccAAGACGAGTGCGACTGGTTGGAGTCGATCGTCCTGGGCTGGACCGACGACGGGAGGTACACATCTGACGCACTTTCCGAAACTCGGAGGGATcaaggaagacgaagaatcGATCCCGCCTGTTTTTGATACAGGACTCAACCAGGTGATGTTCCAGCGAGTATCGGCGCCTCCAGATAGTGTGAGTTACGGGAAAGTGGAATACGCAATTGATCAAGGAGGGGTGATGGATAGTCCTGGCGAGATGACTCCGGCTGTATATCGTGATAGGGATAGTATGCCCCTCATGGTACCAGCGGAAGCAGGACCGGATGTTGAGACTCCAAGAAACCTTTTCATGACACAAAGACAGTCCACCTTgccttccatccttgaTCTCGACCATCTCGTCAAGAAACCAACAGCCCCACCCCCACCGGCAGTCAAAGCCGACCCTATTTCCAACCTTTACCAAGCACAGTCCCGCCTCCAGCCTCGAGATCCCTTTGCAGATAGCCCGATTGACGAAATACCACAGGAGGAAAAACAACGTCTTACTCGCCATCGATCGCCCTATGCCGCGCAGACTACACCTGATTTGACAAAGGTACATAACCGCCGTCATGCTCCTGGCTCATCGCCAAAGCTGCTTACTCCCGAAGCACATCAGAGGCTGGGAAGGATGTCGATGGCTACTGCACGTTATACATTACCTACTCAACGTAATCCTGGAAGGAGCCTGAGATTCCCCTTCCGCAATAGTGAGGCGTCGAAGaataatgaagatgatagcCCACCACTTCTTGTCCTCTCTGCACCAGGCCGTTTTTACCTGACTTACCGGGTTTTTATTCTACCATTACTGACTCTGACATGTGCGCTTATCCTGACCATGTGCAACACCACATCATCTAGCTCGCTGGGTGGCTTCATCAAGATAGGAAATGGTGTGTTCCAAGGAGCGCAAGGTGGCGGGACTGGAGAGGGGGATGGTGTCGCTCTAGGTGTTTGGGGGTGGTGTGTGCAGGGTGCTGACGAGTAAGTTGCCTTGGCTTGTAGAATGAACGTAAGCAATGTTAACAAGAAGCAGCCCGGAATGTCAAGCGTATAGCAGTGGTGATTTCAAAAATGAGTCAGGTTCATTCACCATCCCGGGAACGTGAGCTACTCTTCCCTTATCACCCATTCATGTCTGACTCCTTTCAAGTTCGACTCTATCCGacctttcctcccttctcaTGGCCCTCACTGCCATCACCTGGCTCCTCGCCACCTTCCAGGTCGTCACCGCCTTCCTTCATttttatctcttcttcgcactttctttccctctttcccaccTCGTACCCTTTCCAGCTACTAGACAGccaagagaagaggttgatATGCGAGTTAAATGTGAGAGGCCGCCATATGAAGAGTATTTGTGGGTTTGGTGGGCTTGGTGGGGTCATAGAAGATCTCCTGTAGGGTGGATTTTCGGACTTTTGGTTGGCGGATTAAGTCTAGCCACTGTGAGAACCATCTCTTTTTATGGGGAACTTGTAGCTAAGAGAGCCAGTTTGGAGTGACAGTGTTGTTCAAGAGGGCTATAATAAATGGTACGGGGTCTAGCGACATCCACTATGGGTGAGTTCAATGTTTACAAAAAGACAGGAACGACCGCTGACCATAAGCAGCATGGGAGCATTCATGCCCCTTgtcattctcttc contains:
- a CDS encoding hypothetical protein (Match to EST gb|CF189036.1|CF189036), with protein sequence MTTLIEIPDCSVFHLPTPASDLLPLSSGTLTLVLLPANPPTQKTETLTLTVGASSFPLSPKLPVQKLRSKDEHPWYSFSPAPPAPDGSKPVGQVRITTEHSTSPEQWEATEASLRSFEAHLRTHNVWDERTLFVDDEWETGGEAKAGWGESFAQTIIGAGHSLASRIHGYTDRHIASTDPEQPAPPSETTANAARSAKETTDTLSTKAEAASTVIGNTVHAGGSAAASYLPDSVRPGDQPVEEEEKSDFRKMAEEGWEQVGFAAKGVVEAASTVGGAISGNSHKAVEHNFGKEAEGVAQDIGQSGANVGSSAASAFKGTSIAVQGTNVGSGIATGGKPTEPEA
- a CDS encoding hypothetical protein (Match to ESTs gb|CF190751.1|CF190751, gb|CF186740.1|CF186740; HMMPfam hit to Methionine_synt, Methionine synthase, vitamin-B12 independent, score: 675.3, E(): 3.7e-200), producing MVKSAVLGYPRIGVNRAMKKAIEAYWAGKISAEELQTTAKNVRKQRWESIKNAGVDTVPSGEFTLYDHLLDHSFNFGVIPERYVSQKLDPLDTYFAMGRGRQDRSKGIDVVACEMGKFFDSNYHIVKVDHSPETEFKLNNNQALSEYKEAKEHGITTRPVLFGPITYLSLVRKANSAPAEFQPLDLLDKLIPVYKELLSQLKEAGVEEVQLDEPILVMDKAESQAELFKKTYEALAPVAPKITITSAYGRVGKSIEFLKDLPVFALHLDLDREPKQLDEVVAAIKPTKLHLELGVVSGRNIWKNDLKASKALAEKAIAELGADRVSVSTSSSLLHTPISVKVENKLTAEQLSWLSFAEEKCEEVAALAQALNGTEGATFEQNTKDIAARREFERTSDSAVRDRVAAITEEQLKRKSPFPARREAQKKHLNLPKFPTTTIGSFPQTKEIRVARAKFSKGEITQEEYEKAMENEIKAVVDFQEKCGLDLLVHGEPERNDMVQYFGEQLNGFIFTQLGWVQSYGSRYVRPPIVVSDVSRPTPMTVKWSSYAQSLTEKPMKGMLTGPVTILNWSFPRADVSKEIQSKQLALALRDEVVDLAKAGIKAIQVDEPAIREGLPLRKADWDNYLTWAVDSFRLSTSGVEDDIQVHSHFCYSDFGDIFPSIQRLDADVISIEASKADLKLLDVFKSYGYSNEIGPGVYDIHSPRVPGEQEIKDRIAAMVKVLPADLMVVNPDCGLKTRGWKETEESLANLVAAAKWARETYA
- a CDS encoding hypothetical protein (HMMPfam hit to GST_C, Glutathione S-transferase, C-terminal domain, score: 40.9, E(): 3.6e-09) codes for the protein MSTDKKDITSWASKDGSFKRQVSSFRDFIEPGGKFAPEKGRYHLYVSLACPWAHRTLIVRKLKGLEDFLDVSTVHPHMLEGGWHFVPKDKASAKPAPASAHDNDTFPNATSDPLFGFSHLRDLYFKAQPDYSARFTVPVVWDKKENTIVNNESSEIIRFFNTAFNGELPADKAKLDLYPEDLKKEIDELNEWVYNDINNGVYKSGFASTQEAYEAAVKSLAKALQKVEDRLSDGREFLMGDRLTEADVRLYTTIIRYDPVYYVHFKCNFGLIRHDYPNLHKWLQRLYWNHPAFKDTTDFDHIKEHYYYSHAQINPNRIVPFGPNVNIEPLK
- a CDS encoding hypothetical protein (Match to ESTs gb|CF193265.1|CF193265, gb|CF193266.1|CF193266, gb|CF186470.1|CF186470), encoding MTANAKSIHNNADEKGYFNRQVSSFRDAIQPGGQFPPEKGRYHLYVALGCPWAHRSLIVRRLKGLEDFIDISIVHPHLHEGGWHFVTPEAAANPAPVSQHSDDSFPGATQDHLFGFSHLSKIYYKANPDYNARFTVPVVWDKIAGTIVNNESSEVIRFFNTGFNELLPEGKAKNLDLYPEELRGEIDELNEWVYHDINNGVYKSGFATTQEAYEKAVIPLGKALERINERLSDGREFLVGGRLTEADVRLYTTIVRYDPVYYSHFKCNTGLIRHDYPHINRWLKNLYWNYPAFKDTTNFDHIKDLYWYSQVNLNPTRIVPIGPKHNVEPL